GACGACGAGCAGGGCTTCGCCCGGCGCCGCGAATCCATCCGGCCCCACGAAGGGCTGGAGCGTCTGGTTGATCTCGGCCCACGCGGCGGCCCGGTCATCCTCGCTCAACTCACCCAGGAGCTTCACGAGCAGCGGCTGTGCGTCCTGCACATTGCGCAGGGCGTCCGCCAGCGATGGAAATCGGTAGACGAAGGGCACCGGCCGAACGTCCACGTCCCGAAACCCGGCCCGCTGAAACGCATCCCGCAGCGTGGTCGGATCGTTGAGCGCCCACTGTCCGGGACCTGATTCGGGAAACGGCTTACCGGCCCGACGGCTGGCGATCGCGTACGGGGCGGCGCGAAACGGGTTCCTCTCGACAGCCGAGAAGACCGCCGCCGCGAATCTGCCGCCGCGCTTCACCACCCGCCGGACTTCAGCCAGCGCTCGCTGGACATCTGGGATGAATTGGAGGCTGAAGCGCGCCATTGCCGCGTCAAACGAGCCGGCCTCCAGCTCGATCCGCTGAGCATCCATCACCCGCGTCTCAACGTTCGACAAGTCGGCCGCGCGGGCTGCCTCCTGCGTGAGCGCGAGCATGGAGGCAGAGATATCGGTCGCCAGCACCATGCCACCCGGGCCGATGCGACGGGCTGCCAACAACGTCTGGTCACCCGTGCCCGCCCCCAGATCGAGCACCTGACTGCCGATGGTGACCCCGGCCAGATCGAGCATCAGCTCGGTCAGCGGATCCAGGGCCCGGGCACGCGCCGCCGCTCCCCTCTTCCATCCGCTCGCCGCGTCTCCGGATGCCCAGGCCTCGCCGGACTCGCTCGGCCTCGGCCGATCCATGGTCATAGCTCCACCTTCTGTGTTCCCCGCGCCGGCGAGCGGGGCCAGCCTCATGAGTTGCGGGGGTCCGCGCGCGGGGCGGTCACTCCCTCGGCGTGCTCAGCGGCCGGGCGCCGTTCTCATGGATCGAAGTCCGAGCGCCCCTGTCTCCACCGCCGCCCGCTGCAGCCAGAACTGCATGTCCATCTCGCGGTACATCGTCGCCGCGATGGTGAGGTGTTCGTGCGCCTGCTCGAGCCTACCCGTGCGCCGGTAGAGCTTGCCGAGGCCGAGGTGGCAGTGAGCGACGAGCGGGCGCATGGCGCGCGGCTCGGCGAGCGCCAGGGCCTCGCGGTAGTGGACCTCGCCGCGGACGGCATCGAAGCAGTCGGGATGGGTCGCGACCTCGCCGAGCAGATGCAGCGCATGGGCGACGGTGCCGCGGCGAAACGAAACGTGTCTGATCGCACGTTCGGCCAGACTCCGCGCCTGGTCGAGCCGGCCGAGGAGCAGAGCAGCCTGTCCCAGCGACATGTAGCCCCCGAGTCCACGCGCCACTTGACTTTCGAGGAGCTGCTCGCCTTCTCGAAGCCGGGTCAGCGCCTCCCTGGACTCACCCAGCCGGGCGAGGATCCAGGCGGAAAAAGCTATGGCTCCCGGAAGGTTGAGGCCGACGTTTCCCGTTCGGACCACCGCGATACCGCGCTCGATCGATGAGCTCGCCTGAGTCCAGTCACCTTTGTGGAGGTGGATCCAGCTTGCGCAGAGGTGGGCCTCGCCGACGACGAACGGACGCTTCGTCGGCTCCGCGAGCCGGAGCACGTCCGCCGCATACCGGGTCGCTTCTGCGAATCGGCCGAGCTCGGCGAGGCTGTAGACCATCCACAGGCGATTGTAGGCCGCCATCGGCATGCTGATGCTTCCGGGACCCGGACGAAATACCCGACGGGATCATGATCGCACTGTGCCGACAGGGATCGTCTGCGCCAGGCGCTGCATCCGAACGTGGCGAAGCCAGGTACGTCAGCCGGCTGACCGGCAACTCGGTCACTGACCTAGCGTCGAGCGCCCCAGGTGTTCCAATGTGTACGCTCCCGAGCCGGGACCCGTTTCGCCGGCTTGAAGTCGTCACCCGTGAAGTAGGCAACGGGCAGGCAAACGCTCGTGGTCAGATTCTCGGGAAGCTGAAGGATTCCGGCGACCTCCTTTTCATAGGTGAAGACAATCGTGGTCCACGCGGCCCCCACCCCGCGCGCTCGAAGCGCCAGCATCAGTGGCCAGACGATCG
The sequence above is drawn from the Candidatus Methylomirabilota bacterium genome and encodes:
- a CDS encoding methyltransferase domain-containing protein, giving the protein MTMDRPRPSESGEAWASGDAASGWKRGAAARARALDPLTELMLDLAGVTIGSQVLDLGAGTGDQTLLAARRIGPGGMVLATDISASMLALTQEAARAADLSNVETRVMDAQRIELEAGSFDAAMARFSLQFIPDVQRALAEVRRVVKRGGRFAAAVFSAVERNPFRAAPYAIASRRAGKPFPESGPGQWALNDPTTLRDAFQRAGFRDVDVRPVPFVYRFPSLADALRNVQDAQPLLVKLLGELSEDDRAAAWAEINQTLQPFVGPDGFAAPGEALLVVGVA
- a CDS encoding nitroreductase translates to AFVQFYPPKALAEGMQTQPRHTASWIALHDHFEDVPALIIACTEGRPENRSPERLAGLYGNILPIVWPLMLALRARGVGAAWTTIVFTYEKEVAGILQLPENLTTSVCLPVAYFTGDDFKPAKRVPARERTHWNTWGARR